From Quercus robur chromosome 8, dhQueRobu3.1, whole genome shotgun sequence:
GATACAAATATGCAGGTGTATTCAACCACTTTCCCACCTGTCCTCGTTGTAATCCAAAGCATGATCTTCTGAAATAACTTCACCAGAAGTTCTTAAGAACACGAGGCTAGCTCTATGACCCTGCATGCTGTATCCAGCAACCATTCCCTCATCTTCCCCATCTTCAACATCTTGTGATCGCCGCCAACGATCCAAAatattcttttgaaattacttcaacttaatcTCTGCAATGAAGGCTCCATCACGCAAGTACGTTCAAATACTTGCAGACCCCTTTTTCGGTCTCATCAAAGCCTTTCGTATGGATGAGTCTACTCTTCGGAAATTATCTCATCCTTCtgaaagctccaccaccttcaacagctCCACCACCTTTGACTACCTCACTTAAAGAGTCAAGtaccaaaaatccatttttttcgAAACTCATTTCCACACCACACTCCAAGAGTGTGTGCGTGAACGAGTCTcgagggggcatttgtagagagggaaaattcccgacctatcgcaagctgacacgtcacattaccaagtccacaaaatacagccaattacagagcaccatgtattgctgctaggttttgctatcactattcagaagccaacagaaatttgccaagtgtcatgcaagaaccaatcacgcatcagcacacgtgtaagcgatgactcaagtaGCCTcacacgtgtaagcgatgactcaagcagtccagcacgtgtaagcgatgacacaagcgaaccaatcaggctgtgacatgtgtcaccaatcaagttCCGCCACGTatcgctcacccaccccaaaactcctataaataaaagccttcctgagacatttAGGAGGACCAGAATTGAGAAGTAAAAAAGGCTCTGTgaagatcaagcctcaaagccttcaagaacttcaagaacttcaaccccaaaaatcgaagaacattcgaagcagaatcatccagatcatctgcctagatcctaaagttcacgggaatcaagccaaaagtgtccgaaaacatcaacaaatcataaatcattgaagctcaacggattcaagcctctaaagctccgaagaacttccaccacaaacttTCAAAGACAAAGAacgcacgaagaacacgaagaacgcgaagaacaaaggatttctaaacaagctcatagccagagatccATTGTAATTCCGTTTTAGTAATCTTCaatccatccctcaaccaaattgaaggatattttgtgttcaagtcaaatccacattaccataaatctaatcaataagttttgcaaggagatcgaatcagaggatcactcttttgtaattccagagaattgtaccacacaatcatcaatacaaaattcgcatttgtgaaactattttacttgtttgattaatttcaaactagaaatttagtcgcttacagaGAGATTTTTAAATGACAACTTGGAGTCTCAATGAAATtacttctttcttcttaaaaaagtTGGTTAAATGGATTATAAGTAGTCTCAAACCTCTTAAATATTGAAGAAGTCATTTTAAgcctttaaaattcaaataagacTCATGTTGCATTCTTAGAGAATACAAGTGTGTACAATTTGTAAAATGtacaaatgtaaaatattaatcataaaatatgtaatataatGCAATTGATATGATGCTTGACTATCGACCATCTAACAAGGTAATAGTAACTTCATTGGTTGAGGATGATTGGTTCTTCCTCAATGAAGGTGATTTTTTTCCAACAAAGAAACCCGGCTCTTTTGGTTCTAGTAGTGAACTCTCACTATGTAACATCATAACCACAAATGACATGTTAGGCCGATCCTCATGATGCTGTTGCAAACATAAGAAACTAATATGGAGGCAACGTTCAATCTTCGATAGGATGCAAGAGTCCTTTAAGCAAGTATCAATTAGTTCCAAAGTCCTAACTTCTTTCCATGATTTCCATgcctaaaaaaattgaaaatttcttgTCATTGTTTGTTTCATAATATGTATTAAAAACAATAGTCAAATCTTTTGAGAACTTCCAACAAGGTTTAGACTATCTTCTGGATGGAAAGACGCTCGATTTTTCTTTCCACATATTATCTCCAACAATAATATTCCAAAGCTGAAGACATcagattttattgaaaatagGCCATTAATGGCATATTCGGGTGCCATATAACCACTGTAGAACACCATTAAGAATGGAAATCTTTGATTAGAAAAATTGTCAATAATAGAACATGTTAAAAATTAGCTAAATTACactattgatctttaaattttactttctaataagaattggtccctcaagttttaaaTGTGCACTACTGATCTCTCATGTTTCCAATGTGCACTGTTAGTCCTTTAGTTAACTATTATTCGTGTTATTGCCTATGCAGGTAACGGAACAATGACATGACATCTTTTTACATACTTGGACCAACCAAAATAAGgcaaatcaattaaaaattcaagTCAAGTCCatataagtaaaaaagaaacaatCTCTTCTCTATGTCATTCATCCATCATATCTTTCCCTCCTCTATCTCGAATAAATCACAACCTTCTCTTCATCATCAACCTTTGACCCTTCACCATTCCTAGACCTATTGAGCTCTTGGGACCAAGTGAGAAGGTCTTGTTTGGGTTGTAGAAGGAACTGAGTTTGTTGATTGTGTCAGGAGGTCAAAGTTAGAGCATATCTCAATAAGGATGTGGTTGGTCTCGTTGATGACTCTATAACTAAACTCACAGGTTCAACTATGGCAAATAGTGTATAGGCCTCGTCAATGGGCCGGGCCGACCCgtttttacttggcccatgggtCTAATGGGCTGGGCTTAATGGGCTGTTAACTAGTCAATGGGCTGGGTCGGGCCGGGCTGgatggaaaaaccctagcccatGGCCCTGCCCATGGGCAATGCCCATTTGGGCTTTAGCAGGCTAGGCTAGTGAGGTGGGTTTAATGGGCTACCCATGGGCATTTTTAACAAGTCTTCAATGgggttataaaaatttaaccaaaaaaattataattatatattattacaaactatcaaattgaacaattaaatctactaaaaagattctataaaaaaaaatactaagacatACCTCTTAAAAAGGTactaaaataagattaattaacttttattgataagaataaataagtacattgaattaaatatcaactcttaaaggaaatatttgaagaataaaatatcaattcttaaaggaaatatatgaagaatcaaatatcaaCTCATTAAGGAAAGAATTTCTTTCAACCAACggtcagccttttttttttttttttttttttttttttttttttaaggaatttcttctataattgtaacttgtaaggaaagaattggactttatcaaaggaaagaatgacTTTCTTTCCAGAGGAACAGAGATAGGGTAACAATCATCTTAgtaactttgttttaaaaatcaaagctactagactaataccaaaatatatatttattatgcataTTGTATCACAATCATTCCAAGTATTTAGTGGTTAGGTGTGTGGtcttaaagtttttataatGTCTAAAGTTCAATCTCTCACCCACCCAAcccccaaattattttgttataaattttgggcAATGAGTCAGGCTAACGGGTCGGGTTACTGGGCTGGGCTAACGGGCCGGCCCACCGGGTGCCCATGGGTAAAGAAACCAACCCATAGCCTGTCCTATTGGGCTACTGGGCTGCCCACGGGCTTCAATATTACCGGGCTGGGCTGCCCATTAGCCTGATGGGCTAGCGGGCTACTGGGCCAGCCCATGGGTCAtgggctatttgatgacccttaTTTCCAACGAAgacatctagggttcaaatccccccaccaccattgaaacaaaaaaaaaaaaaaaaaaaaaaaaatttctttatattaaaattttgctgTTCTCTTTTATTTACGTTTATTAGTATTGATCTTTTTTACCTACCTATGTGATTGCAACTCTATTGCATTTCATCTGATCATTAATATGTGTTTTTTCCCCACTCCCTAACCAGATCGTTGGGGATtccattgcatttgcattgggATTAGCAACCACTCTAGCAGTCCTAGGCATAGCAGCCTCATTTGCTGGGAAGGCATATGGACAGATAGGGCAGGGATTACCTTTGGCAGCCTCTGGTTTAGCTTTTCTTATGGGTCTAAATCTCCTTGAGGTATTGATTAATGTTTTTATAGTATTTTGGGTCCTACTGCCTCATAATATTTGCTAGCTTAGCTTGAATACTTGTCGAACCACTTTAGTCTTTGAAAAGGCATTTGTAGATATAGTATTATTATGTtgtgtatataaatttttagtGAAGTGATCAAGTTTAGGAAATAATCCTTCAAAACGGCTTCAATGTTTTTGAGATGTGATAACAGAATTTGATAGTTTAACCtcttagaagactttgtttgacTCAGCTCTTTCCTGACactacctttttctttttatgtgcTCATCCTATGTATAATTTTGCAGATAATTGAATTACAGCTCCCCTCgctttttaacaattttgatCCCCGTGCTGCAGCCGCCAACTTCCCAACAAGTAATCGGCCTTTAACTTTCCCCTAGTTATTCAAGTAATTGCTAAATGTCTAAATACTCTTACAAGTTTCAAAGttgaataaatttgacatgTTAGGTGTGCAAGCATATCTAGCTGGGCTTACGTTTGCCTTAGCTGCCTCCCCTTGCAATACACCAGTGTTGGCCACTCTGCTAGGATATGTGGCTACATCCAAGGTACTTTGAAATTCATTAttctataattttctttaaagcTTTGATCCTTCAGACTGTAGATATACTATGGTGGTCTCGCATGGTTAGtatttgttctctctctctctctctctctctctctctctctcacacacacacacacacattgagGAAGCTAGTGATTATTCCTTAAGTGTCCTTTTTGCATATTTGCCATATTGCTGTGTTTAGCGTAACTGAACTAAGATTCATTAGCTCATAGACTAGTGATAAGAGTTATGAGTCTAAGCGCTGCTTTGGTATTGCTTAGGAAGACCAACTTTCAAGCTGATGCTAGTGGATGGGTTACTGGAGGTCTTTTTACTCCTTGGAAGAACCTCTTGATTTGGTGGAGATTCTTAAGTTCATTTTGATTCTCTCGAGAACCTCTTATGTTACTCAAGGCAATAGAAGATATAAGTAATATGTTACTATTTGAGATTAATAATCTTATCCCTCTCTTTAACATGCAAATatgtcaaagaagaaaaaagaaaaaaaaaaaaaaaaaaaagaacaaagactTTACTCAAAATGTACTGCACATTGATTATTTGTATACTGTTAGCCagttttatctttaaatttgttCAATAACAGGACACTTACATTAACAGGATCCAGTTGTAGGAGGCAGCCTACTTTTGACATACACAACTGGCTATGTTGCTCCTCTGCTTCTTGCTGCTTCTTTCGCTGGAGCATTGCAGGTAGTATTCTTTCTTCACTGGATAAGTCATTTCAATTCTAGTGCTTGTGTGGAAGGACAAGCAAAAGCTTCCATCATCATTCTGAGTTTTCCGACATTGATAtcttaattataaataataataaataaataatagaagaaGACATTGATGTCATGCACAAACGTGTATGCCAGCATATGAAGTCATAATTCTGGCAAATGCCTTGAACCATATCTATAGTAACTAGTTGCATCTGTACTACACTTTTGAATTATTCAAATCATACTACGACACTGTCCTGTTCGAAATTTCTTTTAGCAAATATTAATGCTACGATATTTGCAGAGCCTGCTTTCATTCCGCAAGTTCTCAGCATGGATCAACCCAATCAGGTAGTTCTTGGGTTCATCTTATATGTCTTACTTCTCATAATGGGTAATACTCATTCACCTCTGTCATCAGTCACATGTTCACAAGACTGGTGGTAGACACTGTTACAACCCCCTTAATCTCTCCATAAATGTCACTCAACCCACTTCGTAATCAGCACATTAAAATGATGTGCAACTATCACACATCCTTCGCAAGCTGTTTTCTCATTGATCAGATTTCTTGCTGTTTCGAGTTGTTTCTGATATGGCTTTTGAATTGGTTGTTTTTTCAGTGGTGCACTTCTGTTAGGAGGGGGTGTTTATACTTTTTTGGATAGGCTATTCCCAGTCACGATGGCAATGTAGAGTACTGGTTGATGTGCaggaaagaaacagaaatatataaataaagtagAAACTGTCGAGCATAGGCAATATATTCTgctgtttgtttttctttcttccaacCTCTTAATTGTCAGAAAATCATGTTTAAAAATGAGGAAAAGAATCGCTCCCCCATTCTAGTGCTTCGATAACACGAATAGCGTGAAAATGAGTGACTACGATGGTAAAATCAGCGctcttttcaaattatttagtaAACACTCCTTTTGTAAAATCATCTTTTGAAGTGATGATTTCTCATTTTGTGGTGTCTGACTTGACAATGCTAAGTTAGCAAATAGTTCACGTTGAATCTGTGTTTGGGTCGACGGAAAATcacgaaaaatattttccacatTTATAGGTGTTTGAGGCGACATAAAATGTTGGTATTTCGATTGACCGTAAAATAAAAGCACTTATGACAAAAATTGGTTTACGATTTCATTTTCTGTAAACAATTTTCCACCTCATCCAAAACTTATCAATTGAACTGCCATCCCCTATCCTCTATTGtctaccaccaccaccgcccccccccccccccccccctccccccctcccccaccaCTAACATCTTCGGTATCTGATGGCCAACCACCACCACTGGTGGCCAGTGGTCACTGGTGCTTGGCACTGCAGGTCTCTaatcaagaatatatatatatatatatatatatatttttttttttaaatctaaaattctccactttttattttatttgtgcttGGGACTTAGGAGATGAGAAAATATGttttccataacattttcaggaacacaaccaaacacttaaaaatatattctaaagtATTTTCAAGAACATTACCATGTacttgaaaataatttcttttctaaaaattattctcctgaaaatattttactgccATCAAACCAAAGACTGCCAAAGTGTTTTTTGAACTGATGATTcttctttaataaataaaattgtttctTAACTCCTACCGCGCATGTCACCCTACTTAAGCCAAAAACCTACTCAAATTGACTCTTAAAAAGATGATTTCATGAAACCATCTTGAATCCAAAGACAAATTTAGTGTTAAACAATACAATCATCCTTTCAAGagaataataacaacaacaatattttcaaaaaaaaaaaaaaaattgtggttaAACTTCTCTTCAATAGATAATTAAGAGGATACTATAAGATGTTAGATGTACTCATATAGTGACACTTGATCCAAAATTTTAACCAGTAATTCTTCTCATTAGTATCTGATGAGAGACTTTATAATTATCACACTATTCACATGTATATATTATAGGTGGAAAGCACATTTTAATTCCTACATTTTTAGGCTATTTCCATTTTAgtttctacattttatttttacctcttTTAGTCTCTATCTTGAAAAACgctttccattttggtccctaccgttacatCAAAAACGAAAAAAACTGACGTGGCAAACCgtaagaataaataatactaaattaatatcCACGTgacctaaattaataataaaaaatatttcttgacattaaaaaatgtcacgtcaatatttaaattaaaaaaattaatttattaattttaactaaataaaaaaaattaaaaacagaattaaaaactaaaaatcatatgaattaaGATTTAAGTGTGTTTTGAACAAAAttaacaagaacacaaacctaaatccaagaacacaaatccaaagattaaaaaaaaaaaaaaaaaaagagagagagaacgaaCTAGACatcaagagagagattgaaCTAACAAGATGAAAGACCTGGGTTTTAATTAGAGCGAGATCTTGGTGCAAAGCTCATCGGGACTGAGAAATTGAGTTTGTTACAAAAACTTTTAGAAATCTCCCtcattcactctctttccttttagtttttcttttttttcaattttccccAAATCTCTGTCTCCGATCACCCTCTCCCAATTTTAACCAAAACACCCTATATTTCTCattctttaaatatatttttccctCACTCTGAACAAGAAcagcaaaaacaagaaaaagaaatcatgGGTTTCAAATCCCTTTTCCACCGTAAAAAGAAAACCGATTCCTCCAACAGTCTTTCTCTCAATTCATCGACGACAACAACCACAACTACAAATTCAAACACGAACTCAGGATCGCTAGACACACCAACCCAGATGGCGGAACTCGAACAAGTCTTCAAGAAATTCGATGTCAATGGAGACGGCAAGATCTCGCCCTCTGAATTAGGATCCATCATGGGAAGCTTAGGCCACCCAGCCACAGAGGAAGAGCTCGAAAAGATGATTGTCGAGGTGGACGCTGACGGGGATGGGTTTATTGACCTAAACGAGTTCGTGGAACTGAACACAAAGGGTGTGGATTCCGACGAGGCCATGGAGAATCTGAAAGACGCGTTTTCGGCTTACGACATGGATGGAAATGGAGTCATATCGGCGGACGAATTGCAGAAAGTGATGaggagtttgtgttcttgttcattgcatgttgattttgttttaaagggattttttttttttttttttttttttttgagaactttTAAAAGTCCTGGAatagtcttttttttaagtaggaTAGTCAATAATGGCAAATTGAATTGTTAATCACGGGTGAGCGCAGTGAGCCCAAGTCTAAACATAATGAAAAAGGGTTCAAACTAGCCTAAAAAGGACAAAGCCTTTTGGATGAGTGGAatgagatttatttttattcttatgtTAGTCACGGGTGGAACCCAAGTCTTAACATAATGGAAAAGGGTTCAAACTAGTCTATAATGGACAATTTCTTTTGGATGAGTGGAAtgagatttatttttatacttatttaatttttttaatttattattattattttttaaaacgcAGTTGAGAGCCAATAACATGAGGATTAACACCCCATCTGtgtgatatataaatatatcatttGATCAAAAGGCTTAAACCAATGAACTTGaaccaaattttattatatataactaGTAATTCTTCTCATTAGTATCCAAGGTGAGATTTTACAATGCTACAAATCTCCTAATCACACTATTCACATGTGTATATTCCAACACTTCCGAAGTTTATATTCATTGCAtgctgattttattttaaaagactTGAATTAGTCTTTTTCgcttgtgtttattttttttaaagtaggaTTAGTCAATAGTATCAATTTGAATGTTAGTAACGGGTGAGCCCAAGTCAAATAATGGAAAAGGGTTCAAGCTAGTATAGAAAGGACAAAGACTTTCGGATTAGTGGAATGAATTAGGCAAATTACATTCTTAGTTTGTATACATATACTTTGACCTTCTACGTTCTTTATCAATCCAATTGCCTCTAGAGAATTGCAATTGATGCTATGCAGAAGAATAACACTATAAGACTATTATATCTTTTAACAGCAGAAGAACTAACAGAAACTCCATCAGTGAGTCGAACGGAATACACTGGCATTTTATCGGGTTGGAACAATCCAAAATTCCTCTCAGATGTTGGTCCGGGCTTCATGTTTTCGTTAAACAatgcaaaaatatatatgtcTAAATTCGACCCCAATGGTGTCACTTCGTTTTCAGCAACCATCTTTATCAAATTGCTATTGTACTTGGCTGCATTATCAAGTGTAGCACCAACTTCATCAGCATCTCCCTTCGATGGCCAACCAGTCTCTGACTCACAAATTGAGACCCCCTTATACCCCAACAAAGTTATTGCAGAATAAACCGCATCAATTTGTGCAAATAACATGTTGTCATATGAGAGCTTGGTAGTTGGATCCACAAACCCATTATTTGGCTCAAAAAGAACATAATTAAGATCAATTTCACTTGGGCTACTCGTGTATGCAAAAAAGGGGTACATATTGATGTAGAAAGGTGAACCTGTCTGCACGTGAAAGCTCAAGATTGCTTGCATATATACCTTATAGTCTTGTTCAAAGGCTCCAGCAGATGGAGGATAAGTAGATCCCATGATGTTGAGAGAGTGTGCGGTAGTTACGTTGATACTCTTGTCTAATCCTAAAGAAACCAGTGCAGCATACACGCTTTTCATGGCTGGAACCAGACTGTTGCTCAACTCAGTATTGTTCAAAGTTAACACTTCGTTACCTACCATGATGCCTGTAATCTTCGTAGCCGGCAAGTATGTTTGGACATTCGATTTCACCCAAGTCAAGGCTTGCTGTGGATCACCCATCGATGATAATAAATTGTTGCCAATTGCAACCATGAATTCGATGCTGGTGTTGGCGAATGCACTAAGAATTTGAGGATTTGCATCGTAAAGCTTCGCCTTTGTTGCACCAATGGAGTTGATGAGAGGAATAACATCTGTGGGCTGAGGAAGATTGTTTCCAAGTTGACCATAGTTGATTCCGAGGGAAGCTGCAGAACTCAAAGTAGGACtagaaacaagaacaaaaagaaccaaagaagaaaagagggaTTTAATTCTAAGGGACTCCATAGCCGCTTTTAGAAAAAAAACTAGCTAAGAGAGACAACTTTGTGTTGACTGGCAGGCAACTTTTATTTATAAAGATTCAAGAACCGCCCACCCGTGCCGCCTT
This genomic window contains:
- the LOC126695982 gene encoding cytochrome c-type biogenesis ccda-like chloroplastic protein; this translates as MSQANGSGYWAGLTGRPTGCPWIVGDSIAFALGLATTLAVLGIAASFAGKAYGQIGQGLPLAASGLAFLMGLNLLEIIELQLPSLFNNFDPRAAAANFPTSVQAYLAGLTFALAASPCNTPVLATLLGYVATSKDPVVGGSLLLTYTTGYVAPLLLAASFAGALQSLLSFRKFSAWINPISGALLLGGGVYTFLDRLFPVTMAM
- the LOC126695983 gene encoding probable calcium-binding protein CML25: MGFKSLFHRKKKTDSSNSLSLNSSTTTTTTTNSNTNSGSLDTPTQMAELEQVFKKFDVNGDGKISPSELGSIMGSLGHPATEEELEKMIVEVDADGDGFIDLNEFVELNTKGVDSDEAMENLKDAFSAYDMDGNGVISADELQKVMRSLCSFTGGTQVLT
- the LOC126694891 gene encoding glucan endo-1,3-beta-glucosidase 11-like codes for the protein MESLRIKSLFSSLVLFVLVSSPTLSSAASLGINYGQLGNNLPQPTDVIPLINSIGATKAKLYDANPQILSAFANTSIEFMVAIGNNLLSSMGDPQQALTWVKSNVQTYLPATKITGIMVGNEVLTLNNTELSNSLVPAMKSVYAALVSLGLDKSINVTTAHSLNIMGSTYPPSAGAFEQDYKVYMQAILSFHVQTGSPFYINMYPFFAYTSSPSEIDLNYVLFEPNNGFVDPTTKLSYDNMLFAQIDAVYSAITLLGYKGVSICESETGWPSKGDADEVGATLDNAAKYNSNLIKMVAENEVTPLGSNLDIYIFALFNENMKPGPTSERNFGLFQPDKMPVYSVRLTDGVSVSSSAVKRYNSLIVLFFCIASIAIL